In Carya illinoinensis cultivar Pawnee chromosome 9, C.illinoinensisPawnee_v1, whole genome shotgun sequence, the following are encoded in one genomic region:
- the LOC122275044 gene encoding uncharacterized protein LOC122275044 isoform X2, translated as MMENAKLKHLSTAANDVVRRCALKLGTSVDKLEEEIEAEYWKPDESTSNICSNGYSRKLVEFCSAKALAQETCLNIEENINDGSFSRFTFDMMIAWEMPRSADEEASTECVAKEREDKKIPVKVDEEQDDIPLFYSDVMLLLVDDGPKVGEDGFAWFASLVPLVADPVNARFTFETLTTPTGNRLFFPAYDKFLKEVDKCTIHLHKQATPKGVELAYDEVILHVEGTATSQRVIRHIGAGSQPAFPGRLTLTNYAIYFEASGVITYEDAFKIDLSKDTEHRVRPACTGPWGAPLFDKAVVYESPELSEEVVLEFPEVVSSTRRDHWLALIKEIMLMHRFLSKYRVECRTQAWEIHARTILGIIRLHAARELLRISAPAPTKFLIFALFDELPKGDYILEELAESLKKVNSRHPCSASSILVGLNMFLPIISDVEAKAVGDKSMCAVALDENQTTLETVINQAREEEKNIAIAKATTEGLNVEGIAESAFIFKELLTPPRSAVLWFQEILTWERPAITLMVLAATLIMIYKEWVGKAIASFLLWVVAKMLQARRKRINERCNEIVVCTASDQTTIESIVSAQHGLQTVHQLLRKANIAVLKLWSIFISKAREHADMVMIAMIGLAILLAVIPLKFLLMVTTLCFFSMTSKLGKRTGSCQDQGSRRLKEWWDSIPVIPVRVVDSPTCS; from the exons ATGATGGAGAATGCGAAGTTGAAGCATCTTTCCACCGCTGCCAACGATGTCGTCCGGAGATGTGCTCT GAAACTAGGCACTAGTGTTGATAAATTGGAGGAAGAGATCGAAGCCGAATATTGGAAACCAGACGAGAGCACGAGTAATATTTGTAGTAATGGATATTCAAGGAAGCTTGTGGAATTTTGTAGTGCAAAGGCCCTTGCACAGGAGACGTGCCTAAACATAGAAGAAAATATTAACGATGGATCATTTAGCCGTTTCACGTTCGACATGATGATTGCATGGGAGATGCCACGCTCTGCGGATGAGGAGGCTTCTACG GAGTGTGTGGCCAAAGAGAGAGAAGACAAGAAGATACCTGTAAAAGTGGATGAAGAACAAGATGATATTCCACTTTTCTATTCAGACGTCATGCTACTCCTT GTTGATGATGGGCCAAAAGTTGGAGAAGATGGATTTGCGTGGTTTGCATCACTGGTTCCATTAGTTGCAGATCCTGTTAATGCAAGATTTACCTTTGAAACTCTGACAACACCGACAGGCAATCGGCTATTTTTTCCTGCATACGACAAATTTCTAAAAGAAGTTGACAA ATGCACAATACATTTGCATAAACAAGCCACACCAAAGGGTGTGGAGCTGGCTTACGATGAAGTTATATTGCATGTTGAGGGAACTGCAACCTCGCAGAGAGTGATACGGCACATCGGAGCAGGAAGTCAGCCTG CCTTTCCAGGTAGGCTTACCCTTACCAATTATGCTATCTACTTTGAGGCTTCGGGAGTAATAACATATGAAGATGCATTCAAAATAGATCTTTCAAAGGACACTGAACATAGGGTGAGACCAGCTTGTACAGGACCATGGGGTGCTCCACTTTTCGACAAGGCCGTAGTGTACGAGTCCCCTGAATT ATCAGAAGAAGTGGTGCTTGAGTTCCCTGAGGTAGTGAGCTCCACAAGACGGGACCATTGGCTTGCACTCATAAAGGAGATTATGCTCATGCATAGGTTCTTATCAAAATACAGGGTGGAATGTCGAACGCAAGCTTGGGAAATTCATGCAAGGACAATATTGGGGATCATAAGGCTTCATGCTGCAAGGGAATTACTAAGAATATCAGCCCCTGCTCCAACAAAATTCTTAATTTTCGCTTTGTTTGATGAGTTGCCAAAGGGAGATTATATACTGGAAGAACTTGCGGAGAGTCTAAAGAAGGTTAATAGTAGGCACCCTTGCAGTGCAAGTTCCATCCTCGTGGGGCTAAATATGTTTCTACCAATCATCTCAGATGTGGAAGCAAAAGCAGTTGGTGATAAAAGTATGTGTGCAGTGGCTTTAGATGAAAACCAGACCACATTGGAAACTGTTATTAACCAAGCtagagaggaagaaaagaatattGCTATTGCTAAAGCTACCACTGAGGGTTTGAACGTGGAAGGAATAGCTGAAAGCGCCTTTATCTTTAAG GAGCTGCTAACGCCACCTAGAAGTGCAGTACTTTGGTTTCAAGAAATTCTTACATGGGAAAGACCTGCAATTACCCTCATGGTGCTTGCTGCAACTCTTATAATGATCTACAA GGAGTGGGTTGGAAAGGCAATCGCATCTTTCCTTTTATGGGTTGTGGCAAAGATGCTTCAGGCAAGAAGAAAAAGGATTAATGAAAGGTGCAATGAGATTGTAGTTTGCACAGCCTCTGACCAGACTACAATAGAGAGCATAGTCTCAGCTCAGCATGGATTGCAAACTGTTCATCAGTTGCTGCGAAAAGCAAATATAGCAGTATTGAAACTATGGTCAATATTCATCTCAAAGGCTCGTGAG CATGCAGATATGGTAATGATAGCAATGATTGGATTAGCTATCTTACTAGCAGTAATTCCAT
- the LOC122275044 gene encoding uncharacterized protein LOC122275044 isoform X3: MMENAKLKHLSTAANDVVRRCALKLGTSVDKLEEEIEAEYWKPDESTSNICSNGYSRKLVEFCSAKALAQETCLNIEENINDGSFSRFTFDMMIAWEMPRSADEEASTQECVAKEREDKKIPVKVDEEQDDIPLFYSDVMLLLVDDGPKVGEDGFAWFASLVPLVADPVNARFTFETLTTPTGNRLFFPAYDKFLKEVDKCTIHLHKQATPKGVELAYDEVILHVEGTATSQRVIRHIGAGSQPGRLTLTNYAIYFEASGVITYEDAFKIDLSKDTEHRVRPACTGPWGAPLFDKAVVYESPELSEEVVLEFPEVVSSTRRDHWLALIKEIMLMHRFLSKYRVECRTQAWEIHARTILGIIRLHAARELLRISAPAPTKFLIFALFDELPKGDYILEELAESLKKVNSRHPCSASSILVGLNMFLPIISDVEAKAVGDKSMCAVALDENQTTLETVINQAREEEKNIAIAKATTEGLNVEGIAESAFIFKELLTPPRSAVLWFQEILTWERPAITLMVLAATLIMIYKEWVGKAIASFLLWVVAKMLQARRKRINERCNEIVVCTASDQTTIESIVSAQHGLQTVHQLLRKANIAVLKLWSIFISKAREHADMVMIAMIGLAILLAVIPLKFLLMVTTLCFFSMTSKLGKRTGSCQDQGSRRLKEWWDSIPVIPVRVVDSPTCS; encoded by the exons ATGATGGAGAATGCGAAGTTGAAGCATCTTTCCACCGCTGCCAACGATGTCGTCCGGAGATGTGCTCT GAAACTAGGCACTAGTGTTGATAAATTGGAGGAAGAGATCGAAGCCGAATATTGGAAACCAGACGAGAGCACGAGTAATATTTGTAGTAATGGATATTCAAGGAAGCTTGTGGAATTTTGTAGTGCAAAGGCCCTTGCACAGGAGACGTGCCTAAACATAGAAGAAAATATTAACGATGGATCATTTAGCCGTTTCACGTTCGACATGATGATTGCATGGGAGATGCCACGCTCTGCGGATGAGGAGGCTTCTACG CAGGAGTGTGTGGCCAAAGAGAGAGAAGACAAGAAGATACCTGTAAAAGTGGATGAAGAACAAGATGATATTCCACTTTTCTATTCAGACGTCATGCTACTCCTT GTTGATGATGGGCCAAAAGTTGGAGAAGATGGATTTGCGTGGTTTGCATCACTGGTTCCATTAGTTGCAGATCCTGTTAATGCAAGATTTACCTTTGAAACTCTGACAACACCGACAGGCAATCGGCTATTTTTTCCTGCATACGACAAATTTCTAAAAGAAGTTGACAA ATGCACAATACATTTGCATAAACAAGCCACACCAAAGGGTGTGGAGCTGGCTTACGATGAAGTTATATTGCATGTTGAGGGAACTGCAACCTCGCAGAGAGTGATACGGCACATCGGAGCAGGAAGTCAGCCTG GTAGGCTTACCCTTACCAATTATGCTATCTACTTTGAGGCTTCGGGAGTAATAACATATGAAGATGCATTCAAAATAGATCTTTCAAAGGACACTGAACATAGGGTGAGACCAGCTTGTACAGGACCATGGGGTGCTCCACTTTTCGACAAGGCCGTAGTGTACGAGTCCCCTGAATT ATCAGAAGAAGTGGTGCTTGAGTTCCCTGAGGTAGTGAGCTCCACAAGACGGGACCATTGGCTTGCACTCATAAAGGAGATTATGCTCATGCATAGGTTCTTATCAAAATACAGGGTGGAATGTCGAACGCAAGCTTGGGAAATTCATGCAAGGACAATATTGGGGATCATAAGGCTTCATGCTGCAAGGGAATTACTAAGAATATCAGCCCCTGCTCCAACAAAATTCTTAATTTTCGCTTTGTTTGATGAGTTGCCAAAGGGAGATTATATACTGGAAGAACTTGCGGAGAGTCTAAAGAAGGTTAATAGTAGGCACCCTTGCAGTGCAAGTTCCATCCTCGTGGGGCTAAATATGTTTCTACCAATCATCTCAGATGTGGAAGCAAAAGCAGTTGGTGATAAAAGTATGTGTGCAGTGGCTTTAGATGAAAACCAGACCACATTGGAAACTGTTATTAACCAAGCtagagaggaagaaaagaatattGCTATTGCTAAAGCTACCACTGAGGGTTTGAACGTGGAAGGAATAGCTGAAAGCGCCTTTATCTTTAAG GAGCTGCTAACGCCACCTAGAAGTGCAGTACTTTGGTTTCAAGAAATTCTTACATGGGAAAGACCTGCAATTACCCTCATGGTGCTTGCTGCAACTCTTATAATGATCTACAA GGAGTGGGTTGGAAAGGCAATCGCATCTTTCCTTTTATGGGTTGTGGCAAAGATGCTTCAGGCAAGAAGAAAAAGGATTAATGAAAGGTGCAATGAGATTGTAGTTTGCACAGCCTCTGACCAGACTACAATAGAGAGCATAGTCTCAGCTCAGCATGGATTGCAAACTGTTCATCAGTTGCTGCGAAAAGCAAATATAGCAGTATTGAAACTATGGTCAATATTCATCTCAAAGGCTCGTGAG CATGCAGATATGGTAATGATAGCAATGATTGGATTAGCTATCTTACTAGCAGTAATTCCAT
- the LOC122275044 gene encoding uncharacterized protein LOC122275044 isoform X4: protein MMENAKLKHLSTAANDVVRRCALKLGTSVDKLEEEIEAEYWKPDESTSNICSNGYSRKLVEFCSAKALAQETCLNIEENINDGSFSRFTFDMMIAWEMPRSADEEASTQECVAKEREDKKIPVKVDEEQDDIPLFYSDVMLLLVDDGPKVGEDGFAWFASLVPLVADPVNARFTFETLTTPTGNRLFFPAYDKFLKEVDKCTIHLHKQATPKGVELAYDEVILHVEGTATSQRVIRHIGAGSQPAFPGRLTLTNYAIYFEASGVITYEDAFKIDLSKDTEHRVRPACTGPWGAPLFDKAVVYESPELSEEVVLEFPEVVSSTRRDHWLALIKEIMLMHRFLSKYRVECRTQAWEIHARTILGIIRLHAARELLRISAPAPTKFLIFALFDELPKGDYILEELAESLKKVNSRHPCSASSILVGLNMFLPIISDVEAKAVGDKSMCAVALDENQTTLETVINQAREEEKNIAIAKATTEGLNVEGIAESAFIFKELLTPPRSAVLWFQEILTWERPAITLMVLAATLIMIYKEWVGKAIASFLLWVVAKMLQARRKRINERCNEIVVCTASDQTTIESIVSAQHGLQTVHQLLRKANIAVLKLWSIFISKARELGKRTGSCQDQGSRRLKEWWDSIPVIPVRVVDSPTCS from the exons ATGATGGAGAATGCGAAGTTGAAGCATCTTTCCACCGCTGCCAACGATGTCGTCCGGAGATGTGCTCT GAAACTAGGCACTAGTGTTGATAAATTGGAGGAAGAGATCGAAGCCGAATATTGGAAACCAGACGAGAGCACGAGTAATATTTGTAGTAATGGATATTCAAGGAAGCTTGTGGAATTTTGTAGTGCAAAGGCCCTTGCACAGGAGACGTGCCTAAACATAGAAGAAAATATTAACGATGGATCATTTAGCCGTTTCACGTTCGACATGATGATTGCATGGGAGATGCCACGCTCTGCGGATGAGGAGGCTTCTACG CAGGAGTGTGTGGCCAAAGAGAGAGAAGACAAGAAGATACCTGTAAAAGTGGATGAAGAACAAGATGATATTCCACTTTTCTATTCAGACGTCATGCTACTCCTT GTTGATGATGGGCCAAAAGTTGGAGAAGATGGATTTGCGTGGTTTGCATCACTGGTTCCATTAGTTGCAGATCCTGTTAATGCAAGATTTACCTTTGAAACTCTGACAACACCGACAGGCAATCGGCTATTTTTTCCTGCATACGACAAATTTCTAAAAGAAGTTGACAA ATGCACAATACATTTGCATAAACAAGCCACACCAAAGGGTGTGGAGCTGGCTTACGATGAAGTTATATTGCATGTTGAGGGAACTGCAACCTCGCAGAGAGTGATACGGCACATCGGAGCAGGAAGTCAGCCTG CCTTTCCAGGTAGGCTTACCCTTACCAATTATGCTATCTACTTTGAGGCTTCGGGAGTAATAACATATGAAGATGCATTCAAAATAGATCTTTCAAAGGACACTGAACATAGGGTGAGACCAGCTTGTACAGGACCATGGGGTGCTCCACTTTTCGACAAGGCCGTAGTGTACGAGTCCCCTGAATT ATCAGAAGAAGTGGTGCTTGAGTTCCCTGAGGTAGTGAGCTCCACAAGACGGGACCATTGGCTTGCACTCATAAAGGAGATTATGCTCATGCATAGGTTCTTATCAAAATACAGGGTGGAATGTCGAACGCAAGCTTGGGAAATTCATGCAAGGACAATATTGGGGATCATAAGGCTTCATGCTGCAAGGGAATTACTAAGAATATCAGCCCCTGCTCCAACAAAATTCTTAATTTTCGCTTTGTTTGATGAGTTGCCAAAGGGAGATTATATACTGGAAGAACTTGCGGAGAGTCTAAAGAAGGTTAATAGTAGGCACCCTTGCAGTGCAAGTTCCATCCTCGTGGGGCTAAATATGTTTCTACCAATCATCTCAGATGTGGAAGCAAAAGCAGTTGGTGATAAAAGTATGTGTGCAGTGGCTTTAGATGAAAACCAGACCACATTGGAAACTGTTATTAACCAAGCtagagaggaagaaaagaatattGCTATTGCTAAAGCTACCACTGAGGGTTTGAACGTGGAAGGAATAGCTGAAAGCGCCTTTATCTTTAAG GAGCTGCTAACGCCACCTAGAAGTGCAGTACTTTGGTTTCAAGAAATTCTTACATGGGAAAGACCTGCAATTACCCTCATGGTGCTTGCTGCAACTCTTATAATGATCTACAA GGAGTGGGTTGGAAAGGCAATCGCATCTTTCCTTTTATGGGTTGTGGCAAAGATGCTTCAGGCAAGAAGAAAAAGGATTAATGAAAGGTGCAATGAGATTGTAGTTTGCACAGCCTCTGACCAGACTACAATAGAGAGCATAGTCTCAGCTCAGCATGGATTGCAAACTGTTCATCAGTTGCTGCGAAAAGCAAATATAGCAGTATTGAAACTATGGTCAATATTCATCTCAAAGGCTCGTGAG
- the LOC122275044 gene encoding uncharacterized protein LOC122275044 isoform X1 — translation MMENAKLKHLSTAANDVVRRCALKLGTSVDKLEEEIEAEYWKPDESTSNICSNGYSRKLVEFCSAKALAQETCLNIEENINDGSFSRFTFDMMIAWEMPRSADEEASTQECVAKEREDKKIPVKVDEEQDDIPLFYSDVMLLLVDDGPKVGEDGFAWFASLVPLVADPVNARFTFETLTTPTGNRLFFPAYDKFLKEVDKCTIHLHKQATPKGVELAYDEVILHVEGTATSQRVIRHIGAGSQPAFPGRLTLTNYAIYFEASGVITYEDAFKIDLSKDTEHRVRPACTGPWGAPLFDKAVVYESPELSEEVVLEFPEVVSSTRRDHWLALIKEIMLMHRFLSKYRVECRTQAWEIHARTILGIIRLHAARELLRISAPAPTKFLIFALFDELPKGDYILEELAESLKKVNSRHPCSASSILVGLNMFLPIISDVEAKAVGDKSMCAVALDENQTTLETVINQAREEEKNIAIAKATTEGLNVEGIAESAFIFKELLTPPRSAVLWFQEILTWERPAITLMVLAATLIMIYKEWVGKAIASFLLWVVAKMLQARRKRINERCNEIVVCTASDQTTIESIVSAQHGLQTVHQLLRKANIAVLKLWSIFISKAREHADMVMIAMIGLAILLAVIPLKFLLMVTTLCFFSMTSKLGKRTGSCQDQGSRRLKEWWDSIPVIPVRVVDSPTCS, via the exons ATGATGGAGAATGCGAAGTTGAAGCATCTTTCCACCGCTGCCAACGATGTCGTCCGGAGATGTGCTCT GAAACTAGGCACTAGTGTTGATAAATTGGAGGAAGAGATCGAAGCCGAATATTGGAAACCAGACGAGAGCACGAGTAATATTTGTAGTAATGGATATTCAAGGAAGCTTGTGGAATTTTGTAGTGCAAAGGCCCTTGCACAGGAGACGTGCCTAAACATAGAAGAAAATATTAACGATGGATCATTTAGCCGTTTCACGTTCGACATGATGATTGCATGGGAGATGCCACGCTCTGCGGATGAGGAGGCTTCTACG CAGGAGTGTGTGGCCAAAGAGAGAGAAGACAAGAAGATACCTGTAAAAGTGGATGAAGAACAAGATGATATTCCACTTTTCTATTCAGACGTCATGCTACTCCTT GTTGATGATGGGCCAAAAGTTGGAGAAGATGGATTTGCGTGGTTTGCATCACTGGTTCCATTAGTTGCAGATCCTGTTAATGCAAGATTTACCTTTGAAACTCTGACAACACCGACAGGCAATCGGCTATTTTTTCCTGCATACGACAAATTTCTAAAAGAAGTTGACAA ATGCACAATACATTTGCATAAACAAGCCACACCAAAGGGTGTGGAGCTGGCTTACGATGAAGTTATATTGCATGTTGAGGGAACTGCAACCTCGCAGAGAGTGATACGGCACATCGGAGCAGGAAGTCAGCCTG CCTTTCCAGGTAGGCTTACCCTTACCAATTATGCTATCTACTTTGAGGCTTCGGGAGTAATAACATATGAAGATGCATTCAAAATAGATCTTTCAAAGGACACTGAACATAGGGTGAGACCAGCTTGTACAGGACCATGGGGTGCTCCACTTTTCGACAAGGCCGTAGTGTACGAGTCCCCTGAATT ATCAGAAGAAGTGGTGCTTGAGTTCCCTGAGGTAGTGAGCTCCACAAGACGGGACCATTGGCTTGCACTCATAAAGGAGATTATGCTCATGCATAGGTTCTTATCAAAATACAGGGTGGAATGTCGAACGCAAGCTTGGGAAATTCATGCAAGGACAATATTGGGGATCATAAGGCTTCATGCTGCAAGGGAATTACTAAGAATATCAGCCCCTGCTCCAACAAAATTCTTAATTTTCGCTTTGTTTGATGAGTTGCCAAAGGGAGATTATATACTGGAAGAACTTGCGGAGAGTCTAAAGAAGGTTAATAGTAGGCACCCTTGCAGTGCAAGTTCCATCCTCGTGGGGCTAAATATGTTTCTACCAATCATCTCAGATGTGGAAGCAAAAGCAGTTGGTGATAAAAGTATGTGTGCAGTGGCTTTAGATGAAAACCAGACCACATTGGAAACTGTTATTAACCAAGCtagagaggaagaaaagaatattGCTATTGCTAAAGCTACCACTGAGGGTTTGAACGTGGAAGGAATAGCTGAAAGCGCCTTTATCTTTAAG GAGCTGCTAACGCCACCTAGAAGTGCAGTACTTTGGTTTCAAGAAATTCTTACATGGGAAAGACCTGCAATTACCCTCATGGTGCTTGCTGCAACTCTTATAATGATCTACAA GGAGTGGGTTGGAAAGGCAATCGCATCTTTCCTTTTATGGGTTGTGGCAAAGATGCTTCAGGCAAGAAGAAAAAGGATTAATGAAAGGTGCAATGAGATTGTAGTTTGCACAGCCTCTGACCAGACTACAATAGAGAGCATAGTCTCAGCTCAGCATGGATTGCAAACTGTTCATCAGTTGCTGCGAAAAGCAAATATAGCAGTATTGAAACTATGGTCAATATTCATCTCAAAGGCTCGTGAG CATGCAGATATGGTAATGATAGCAATGATTGGATTAGCTATCTTACTAGCAGTAATTCCAT
- the LOC122275044 gene encoding uncharacterized protein LOC122275044 isoform X5, which yields MMENAKLKHLSTAANDVVRRCALKLGTSVDKLEEEIEAEYWKPDESTSNICSNGYSRKLVEFCSAKALAQETCLNIEENINDGSFSRFTFDMMIAWEMPRSADEEASTQECVAKEREDKKIPVKVDEEQDDIPLFYSDVMLLLVDDGPKVGEDGFAWFASLVPLVADPVNARFTFETLTTPTGNRLFFPAYDKFLKEVDKCTIHLHKQATPKGVELAYDEVILHVEGTATSQRVIRHIGAGSQPAFPGRLTLTNYAIYFEASGVITYEDAFKIDLSKDTEHRVRPACTGPWGAPLFDKAVVYESPELVECRTQAWEIHARTILGIIRLHAARELLRISAPAPTKFLIFALFDELPKGDYILEELAESLKKVNSRHPCSASSILVGLNMFLPIISDVEAKAVGDKSMCAVALDENQTTLETVINQAREEEKNIAIAKATTEGLNVEGIAESAFIFKELLTPPRSAVLWFQEILTWERPAITLMVLAATLIMIYKEWVGKAIASFLLWVVAKMLQARRKRINERCNEIVVCTASDQTTIESIVSAQHGLQTVHQLLRKANIAVLKLWSIFISKAREHADMVMIAMIGLAILLAVIPLKFLLMVTTLCFFSMTSKLGKRTGSCQDQGSRRLKEWWDSIPVIPVRVVDSPTCS from the exons ATGATGGAGAATGCGAAGTTGAAGCATCTTTCCACCGCTGCCAACGATGTCGTCCGGAGATGTGCTCT GAAACTAGGCACTAGTGTTGATAAATTGGAGGAAGAGATCGAAGCCGAATATTGGAAACCAGACGAGAGCACGAGTAATATTTGTAGTAATGGATATTCAAGGAAGCTTGTGGAATTTTGTAGTGCAAAGGCCCTTGCACAGGAGACGTGCCTAAACATAGAAGAAAATATTAACGATGGATCATTTAGCCGTTTCACGTTCGACATGATGATTGCATGGGAGATGCCACGCTCTGCGGATGAGGAGGCTTCTACG CAGGAGTGTGTGGCCAAAGAGAGAGAAGACAAGAAGATACCTGTAAAAGTGGATGAAGAACAAGATGATATTCCACTTTTCTATTCAGACGTCATGCTACTCCTT GTTGATGATGGGCCAAAAGTTGGAGAAGATGGATTTGCGTGGTTTGCATCACTGGTTCCATTAGTTGCAGATCCTGTTAATGCAAGATTTACCTTTGAAACTCTGACAACACCGACAGGCAATCGGCTATTTTTTCCTGCATACGACAAATTTCTAAAAGAAGTTGACAA ATGCACAATACATTTGCATAAACAAGCCACACCAAAGGGTGTGGAGCTGGCTTACGATGAAGTTATATTGCATGTTGAGGGAACTGCAACCTCGCAGAGAGTGATACGGCACATCGGAGCAGGAAGTCAGCCTG CCTTTCCAGGTAGGCTTACCCTTACCAATTATGCTATCTACTTTGAGGCTTCGGGAGTAATAACATATGAAGATGCATTCAAAATAGATCTTTCAAAGGACACTGAACATAGGGTGAGACCAGCTTGTACAGGACCATGGGGTGCTCCACTTTTCGACAAGGCCGTAGTGTACGAGTCCCCTGAATT GGTGGAATGTCGAACGCAAGCTTGGGAAATTCATGCAAGGACAATATTGGGGATCATAAGGCTTCATGCTGCAAGGGAATTACTAAGAATATCAGCCCCTGCTCCAACAAAATTCTTAATTTTCGCTTTGTTTGATGAGTTGCCAAAGGGAGATTATATACTGGAAGAACTTGCGGAGAGTCTAAAGAAGGTTAATAGTAGGCACCCTTGCAGTGCAAGTTCCATCCTCGTGGGGCTAAATATGTTTCTACCAATCATCTCAGATGTGGAAGCAAAAGCAGTTGGTGATAAAAGTATGTGTGCAGTGGCTTTAGATGAAAACCAGACCACATTGGAAACTGTTATTAACCAAGCtagagaggaagaaaagaatattGCTATTGCTAAAGCTACCACTGAGGGTTTGAACGTGGAAGGAATAGCTGAAAGCGCCTTTATCTTTAAG GAGCTGCTAACGCCACCTAGAAGTGCAGTACTTTGGTTTCAAGAAATTCTTACATGGGAAAGACCTGCAATTACCCTCATGGTGCTTGCTGCAACTCTTATAATGATCTACAA GGAGTGGGTTGGAAAGGCAATCGCATCTTTCCTTTTATGGGTTGTGGCAAAGATGCTTCAGGCAAGAAGAAAAAGGATTAATGAAAGGTGCAATGAGATTGTAGTTTGCACAGCCTCTGACCAGACTACAATAGAGAGCATAGTCTCAGCTCAGCATGGATTGCAAACTGTTCATCAGTTGCTGCGAAAAGCAAATATAGCAGTATTGAAACTATGGTCAATATTCATCTCAAAGGCTCGTGAG CATGCAGATATGGTAATGATAGCAATGATTGGATTAGCTATCTTACTAGCAGTAATTCCAT